A window of Helicobacter pylori genomic DNA:
TAGAAAATAACTTATGGGATCAAGCGATTGATGACTCCACCTTACGCACTTACATTAAAGTGTTGCGCAAACTTTTAGGGAAAAATTGCATAGAAACGCACAAGGGGGTGGGCTATCGCTTTAACCCACTATGAAAAAAAATCCCTCAAACTCTTTTTAGGGACTTATTTAGGCTCTTCGTTTGTGTTAATGCTGGTGATTAGTATCTTAGCGTTCAACTATGAAAAAAACGAAAAAATCAAAATGATACGCATGGACATGGACAAAATGGCTTCTAAAATCGCTAGCGAAGTGATCCAATTGCACATGCAAACGCATGCAAATTACCACCACGCTTTAAACGCCCTCATTTCACGCTATAAAGACGCTTCCATAGCCCTTTTTGATAATCAAAGGCGTGTTTTGTATTCCAATATCCCTGAAAGCGCGGATTTGATTAAAAACCATAAAGAAGTGGGCTTTTTTAGTTTTAAGGGGGAGTATTACCTTATGACTGATGAAACTTTCGCTCATTTAGGCGTGGCTAAAATGCTTTTTAAAAACGCTAAACCCCTTCATTTTTCTTCTTTGTATCGTAATATTATTTTAGTGTTTGTCGTAGCGTTTTTATGCGTGATAGGGGTTTCTGTGTTTTTAGGGCGTTTGTTTTTAAAGCCCATCAGGAATGAAATCACGCGCATTGATCATTTTTTAAAAAACACCACGCATGAATTAAACACCCCCATGAGCGCTTTAGTTCTATCCTTAAAAACTTTAGAAGACAGCCAAC
This region includes:
- the crdS gene encoding copper-sensing histidine kinase CrdS; its protein translation is MALTHYEKKSLKLFLGTYLGSSFVLMLVISILAFNYEKNEKIKMIRMDMDKMASKIASEVIQLHMQTHANYHHALNALISRYKDASIALFDNQRRVLYSNIPESADLIKNHKEVGFFSFKGEYYLMTDETFAHLGVAKMLFKNAKPLHFSSLYRNIILVFVVAFLCVIGVSVFLGRLFLKPIRNEITRIDHFLKNTTHELNTPMSALVLSLKTLEDSQQHRRIKIAIQRMSFLYRSLSYLVMQDIEHESPMLLDLKALIIKENTLFSEMIDYHKLEFKSDLAGVEFKAKEQDFLSLYSNLLMNAIKYSVVHGYIHIELTPEFLKVKNLGYEIPKDKITELSIRYARFNSSVLGYGIGLDLVKKVCEKYKMRLEIHSEPSLKGSFHENSFCIYFQG